A single Tissierella sp. DNA region contains:
- the saoA gene encoding ABC transporter ATP-binding protein SaoA: protein MSISVEGITKIFSNRRDKKSMNTVLEDISFNVDEGEFVSLLGPSGCGKTTTLNIIAGFLKHEGGNITVNGKEVNKPGPDRAFVFQNYALFPWMKVGENIMYPMKLQGMPKKDREEKLKELLEMAQLEEYANYYVHEISGGMKQRVALLRALACDPEILLMDEPLGAVDFQMRQLLQVQLETIIQDNKRTALMVTHDVDEAIYLSDRVIVMSRDRGKILADIKIELPRPRDRKNEKYHQYTNELSDILRSALNGEVKNQGDEEILKFIQKTDKKDSKKATFIQKGALQE from the coding sequence ATGTCTATATCTGTAGAAGGAATTACTAAGATTTTTTCAAATAGAAGAGATAAAAAGTCAATGAATACTGTATTGGAAGATATCTCTTTTAATGTAGATGAGGGAGAATTTGTTTCCTTACTAGGGCCATCGGGTTGTGGAAAAACAACAACATTAAATATTATTGCAGGATTTTTAAAACATGAAGGCGGAAACATTACTGTAAATGGTAAAGAGGTTAATAAGCCTGGACCGGATAGGGCATTTGTATTTCAAAACTATGCTTTATTTCCATGGATGAAGGTTGGAGAAAATATTATGTATCCAATGAAGTTGCAAGGTATGCCAAAGAAAGATCGTGAAGAAAAGCTTAAAGAGTTATTGGAAATGGCCCAACTTGAAGAGTATGCAAACTATTATGTTCATGAAATATCAGGAGGAATGAAACAAAGAGTTGCTTTACTTCGTGCACTGGCATGTGACCCAGAAATTTTATTAATGGATGAGCCTTTAGGTGCTGTTGATTTCCAAATGCGTCAACTATTACAGGTCCAATTAGAGACAATAATACAAGATAATAAGAGAACTGCACTTATGGTTACCCATGATGTTGATGAAGCTATTTATTTAAGTGATAGAGTTATTGTTATGTCTAGAGATAGGGGTAAGATACTAGCTGATATAAAAATTGAACTTCCTAGACCTAGGGATAGGAAAAATGAGAAATATCATCAGTATACAAATGAATTATCTGATATTTTAAGATCTGCTCTAAATGGAGAGGTTAAGAATCAAGGTGATGAGGAAATATTGAAGTTTATTCAAAAAACTGATAAAAAGGATAGCAAAAAAGCAACCTTTATCCAAAAAGGTGCTCTTCAAGAATAA
- a CDS encoding double-cubane-cluster-containing anaerobic reductase produces MTTLPERFEEFADARRQGFIRMKELKDNGGKLCGTFCQFAPSEMIDAAGLYRVGLCGQSAEPIPAAEAELPANLCPLIKSSYGFALTETCPYAYFSDLIVGETTCDGKKKMYEMLGEIKDVHIIHLPNNPDPERSLESWILELRHFKEVLEKKFDVVITDDMLRESIKWGNKERIQMAHLYELGRYDPPAITGLHMRSVMEGVQYIFDRQERYEKVQEVLDKCEEDWENGNGPIPKGSKRPRILVSGGPSGGVFEKTIKVIEELGGVIVCYEGCSGIVSRRRLIEESETRDPIECIAKKYLEVPCAVMSPNQRRLDQVAVTIDEWKVDGVVGIILHSCNPFGIESTNIKKIANECGKPYLHLETNYGQGDEGQLRTRIEAFLEML; encoded by the coding sequence ATGACAACATTACCAGAAAGATTTGAAGAGTTTGCTGATGCAAGAAGACAAGGTTTTATTAGAATGAAAGAATTAAAGGACAATGGTGGAAAACTATGTGGGACATTTTGTCAATTTGCTCCTTCTGAAATGATTGATGCAGCTGGACTTTATCGTGTAGGATTGTGTGGACAATCTGCTGAGCCAATTCCTGCAGCAGAAGCAGAATTACCTGCAAACCTTTGCCCTTTAATTAAATCTAGCTATGGATTTGCTTTAACTGAAACATGCCCCTATGCATATTTTTCTGACCTTATAGTAGGGGAGACAACTTGTGATGGAAAGAAAAAGATGTATGAAATGCTCGGTGAAATAAAGGATGTTCATATTATACATTTACCCAATAACCCTGATCCTGAGAGGTCTTTAGAATCTTGGATTTTAGAACTAAGACATTTTAAAGAGGTATTAGAGAAGAAATTTGATGTTGTAATTACAGATGACATGTTACGAGAATCTATTAAATGGGGAAATAAGGAAAGAATCCAAATGGCTCATTTATATGAGTTAGGACGATATGATCCACCTGCTATTACAGGTTTACATATGCGTAGTGTAATGGAAGGAGTCCAATATATATTTGATAGGCAAGAGCGATATGAGAAAGTCCAAGAGGTTTTAGATAAATGCGAAGAAGATTGGGAAAATGGCAATGGACCTATTCCCAAAGGGAGTAAAAGACCGAGAATCTTAGTATCAGGTGGACCTAGTGGTGGAGTATTTGAAAAAACTATTAAGGTTATTGAGGAATTAGGTGGAGTTATAGTTTGTTATGAAGGTTGTAGTGGCATTGTTTCTAGAAGAAGACTTATTGAGGAGTCTGAGACAAGAGATCCAATTGAATGTATAGCAAAAAAATATCTAGAAGTACCTTGTGCAGTTATGTCACCTAATCAAAGGAGATTAGACCAAGTGGCCGTTACTATTGATGAATGGAAGGTTGATGGTGTTGTTGGAATAATCCTTCATTCATGTAATCCTTTTGGAATTGAGTCTACAAATATTAAGAAAATCGCCAATGAATGTGGTAAGCCTTATTTACATCTAGAGACAAACTATGGGCAAGGCGATGAGGGGCAATTAAGAACAAGGATTGAAGCATTTTTAGAGATGCTTTAG
- the saoP gene encoding ABC transporter permease subunit SaoP (Most members of this family are selenoproteins with the selenocysteine residue at the channel-gating position.), translating to MLHATKMKDRNNWRKLNGKDFNIYTPIALIVIAIIWTIAAEIVDKPFLFPSLKSVIEALFKGITDLYVLRNIGITMRRVLTGAFYALIIGLPIGMTMGYSKTMLRAFAPFINSLRQVPIMAWVPLSIIWFGLGDGPTIFMIAFSGIFTIILNTIAGVQDISKDFYNAARSMGASTMDIIKDIVLPGSLPGIITGIRLAIGMGWMSVIUAEFIATSAGFGYLMVEAQSRMQTHTIIAFMFMAALIGFAIDRLMLLIESILLRWKAD from the coding sequence ATGTTACATGCAACTAAGATGAAGGATAGAAACAATTGGAGAAAACTTAATGGAAAGGATTTCAATATCTATACTCCAATAGCACTTATAGTTATTGCTATAATATGGACAATTGCAGCAGAAATCGTTGATAAACCTTTTCTTTTCCCTTCATTGAAAAGTGTAATTGAGGCTTTGTTCAAGGGCATAACGGATTTATATGTACTTAGGAATATAGGGATTACCATGCGTCGTGTTTTAACAGGTGCTTTTTATGCTCTTATTATTGGATTACCCATAGGTATGACCATGGGGTATTCCAAAACTATGTTAAGAGCTTTTGCTCCATTTATAAACTCTTTGAGACAAGTTCCTATTATGGCATGGGTACCATTATCAATTATTTGGTTTGGACTTGGTGATGGGCCTACAATTTTTATGATTGCATTTTCAGGAATTTTTACAATCATTTTAAATACCATTGCAGGAGTACAGGATATTAGCAAGGATTTTTATAATGCAGCCCGAAGTATGGGGGCAAGTACAATGGATATCATTAAAGATATTGTACTTCCGGGGTCACTCCCAGGAATTATTACTGGAATAAGGCTAGCCATCGGTATGGGCTGGATGTCAGTTATCTGAGCGGAGTTCATAGCAACAAGTGCCGGGTTCGGTTACTTAATGGTAGAGGCTCAGTCTCGTATGCAAACTCATACAATTATAGCATTTATGTTTATGGCAGCTTTAATTGGATTTGCTATTGATAGATTGATGCTCTTAATTGAAAGTATATTGCTTAGATGGAAAGCTGATTAA
- the saoB gene encoding ABC transporter substrate-binding (seleno)protein SaoB, translating to MNTNKRILIFFSLIIMLGLGISHYIPREQQIENTDLGLRIGSGADITGLLLQRIIETNESMDIKNINAVDEEEKLFDFTFKDCUSNTAQWALSSDEIDMAFYCNHMSLHLVRANDDFLIYGPVIMNAEVIAYKDDVENIGRIGIGHKREHLHKLAKESYKQIEEIIELSPVTLPYSLKGGQIDGAVLDLTKAAMLPEFNFAPLSIDDYISYSLVVRKDIVDTKAFEDFLTVYNKVAEELNQREKLIQLLGMTEEFWDDTKIKFLSLE from the coding sequence ATGAATACAAACAAAAGAATACTTATTTTTTTCTCTCTTATAATTATGTTGGGATTAGGAATTTCTCATTATATACCTAGAGAGCAACAAATAGAAAACACTGACTTAGGTTTAAGGATTGGATCTGGAGCTGATATAACGGGACTACTTCTCCAGAGAATTATTGAAACAAATGAAAGTATGGATATAAAAAATATCAATGCTGTAGATGAGGAAGAAAAATTATTTGATTTTACTTTTAAAGACTGCTGAAGTAATACAGCACAATGGGCCTTGAGCTCAGATGAAATTGATATGGCATTTTATTGCAATCATATGTCTTTGCATTTAGTTCGAGCAAATGATGATTTTCTAATTTATGGACCTGTAATTATGAATGCTGAAGTCATAGCCTATAAAGATGATGTTGAAAATATTGGTAGAATAGGAATTGGACATAAGAGAGAACATCTACATAAACTTGCTAAGGAAAGCTATAAACAAATTGAAGAAATTATAGAGTTGTCCCCAGTTACCTTGCCTTATTCCTTAAAAGGTGGGCAAATAGATGGGGCAGTTTTAGATTTAACTAAGGCAGCAATGCTACCAGAGTTCAATTTTGCTCCTCTATCAATAGATGATTATATTTCTTATAGTTTGGTTGTCAGAAAGGATATTGTAGATACGAAGGCTTTTGAAGACTTTTTAACTGTCTACAATAAGGTAGCAGAGGAGTTAAACCAAAGAGAAAAACTTATTCAGCTTTTAGGTATGACAGAAGAATTTTGGGATGATACAAAAATTAAGTTTTTAAGTCTAGAATAG